Sequence from the Sphingomicrobium clamense genome:
GACGCCATGAGCTTCGCCGAGATCGAGCTGACCATCGCCGACTTCGGCAAGCGGGCCAAGGAAGGCCAGCTCAGCATGGAAGAAATGCAGGGCGGTACCTTCACCATTTCGAACGGCGGCATCTTCGGATCGCTGCTTTCGACCCCGATCATCAACCCGCCGCAGTCGGCCGTGCTCGGCATGCACCGCATCGAGGAGCGCCCCGTCGCGATCGACGGCGAAGTCGTCATCCGCCCGATGATGTACCTGGCGCTCAGCTACGACCACCGCCTCATCGACGGCCGCGAAGCGGTCACCTTCCTCGTGCGCGTCAAGGAGGCGCTCGAGGATCCGATGCGCCTGCTGATTGATCTCTAGGTTTTCGCGCCTATTTGGCTTTTCGACGAGGGGCGGCTAGGGACGCCCGCGACTGACAAGACTCGCGCAAACGCGCTGCTGAGGTGATTGAAAATGGCTGAATTCGACTATGACGTTCTTGTGATCGGTGCCGGGCCCGGCGGCTATGTCGCTGCGATCCGCGCAGCGCAGCTCGGGCTCAAGACCGCATGCGCCGAAGGCCGCGAGACGCTGGGCGGGACCTGCCTCAACGTCGGCTGCATTCCGTCCAAGGCCATGCTCCACGCGTCGGAATATTATGACGCCGCCGCCAATGGCGCGATGGACGACATGGGCATCGAGGTCGCGCCCAAGCTCAATCTCGACAAGATGCACGGCCAGCGCCGCGATGCGGTGAAGGGCCTGACCGGCGGCATCGAATTCCTGTTCAAGAAAAACAAGATCGACTGGCTTAAGGGTTATGCCAGCTTCAAGGACGCGCATAGCGTCAAGGTCGCAGGCAAGACCGTGACCGCAAAGAACATCATTATCGCCACCGGCTCGTCGGTGACCCCGCTCCTGGGCGTCGAGATTGACGAGAAGGTCGTCGTCTCCTCGACCGGCGCGCTCGAGCTGGAGAAAGTCCCCGAGCATATGGTCGTCATCGGCGGCGGCGTGATCGGGCTCGAGCTCGGAAGCGTCTGGCGTCGCCTCGGCGCCAAGGTCACCTGCGTTGAATTCCTCGACGAAATCCTGCCCGGCATGGACGCCGACATCCGCAAGGAATCGCGCAAGATTTTCAAGAAGCAGGGCATCGAGTTCAAGCTCGGCACCAAGGTCACCGGCGTCGAAGTGAAGGGCAAGAAGGCCACGCTCACCATGGAGCCTGCCAAGGGTGGCGATAGCGAAACGCTCGAAGCCGACTGCGTGCTCGTCGCGATTGGGCGCAAGCCCAACACGGACGGCCTCGGCCTCGACGCGATCGGGCTGGAGGTCAACGAGCGCGGCCAGATCGAGACCGACCACGACTTCCGCACCGCGGTCGACGGCGTCTGGGCGATCGGCGACGTCGTTCCCGGCCCGATGCTCGCGCACAAGGCCGAAGACGAAGGCATCGCCTGCGCCGAAAATATCGCGGGGATGACCGGGATCGTCAATCACGCGATTATCCCGGGCGTTGTCTACACCAAGCCCGAAATTGCCGGCGTCGGCCTTACCGAGGAAGACGCCAAGGCTGAATATGGCGAGGTCAAGGTCGGCAAATTCCCGATGCTCGCCAACAGCCGCGCCAAGACCAATCACGAGCCCGACGGGCTGGTGAAGGTCATCTCGGACGCCAAGAGCGACCGCGTCGTCGGCGTATGGTGCATCGCCGTGCCCGCCGGCACGATGATCGCGCAGGCCGCGCAGGCGATGGAATTCGGCGCGACCAGCGAGGACATCGCCTATACCTGCCACGCCCACCCGACCCACTCCGAAGCGGTCAAGGAAGCGGCGATGGCAGTGCAGGGCAAGCCGATCCACATCTAGCGGACCGGGCGTGCGCGCCTAGTCGAGCAACGCTTCTACGAACCCGCGCCAGCCACCCGTCTCGGCGCGGGTTTGCTTGAGGTCGGTGGGACAGGCAAGGCAGCGGGCCTGGACGCCGCGCGTCTGGAGCAGGCCGCGCGCTTCACGGACCGCAGCCATCAGCCGCGCCTCGCTCGATCCGCCCATCCAGGCATAGGCGCTCGCGCCCTCCACCTCTTCGCTCGCCATCAGTCCGCGCAGGAAGGGCGGCAGGTCGCTGCCGCGCTCGAGCCAGCGCACGTCATGGTCCTCGCCCTCCAGCTCGGCCAGTTCGGCCGCGCGGGCGATCGCATCGTCGATGCCGCCGAAACTGTCGATCAGCCCCAGCTGCCGCGCGGTGCCGCCGTCGTAGACGCGTCCACCGGCCAGGTCGCGCACCGAGGCGACTTCCATGTCGCGATTGGCCGCGGTCAGCGCGAGGAAGCGGACATAGGTCTGGTCGACGCCCGCCTGCACCAGCCGGTCGGCAGCGTCGGAGGGTCCACCCAAGATGTCCGGTTCGCCCGAGAGCGGGGTGGTCTTCACCCCGTCGACGCCGATGCCGAGCTGGTCGAGCGTGCCTTCGAAGCTGGGGAAGATGCCGAATACACCGATCGAGCCGGTGATGCTCGCCGGTTCGGCCATGATCTCGTCCGCCGCCAGCGCGACCCAGTAGCCGCCCGAGGCCGCGACGTTGCCGAACGAGGCGACGACCGGGATGTCGGCGTCCTTGGCGCGCAGCACCGCCTGGCGAATGCGCTCGGAGGCGAGCGCGGAGCCGCCCGGGCTGTCGACGCGAATGACCAGCGCTTCGATCCCGTCGTCGACCGCGTCGTCGATCAAATTGGCGATGTCGGTGCCCGCGGCCGAGCCGACCGGCGCGCTGCCGTCGACGATGGTGCCCGCGACCGTCACGACCGCAATGTCAGCGGTCACGTCATTATCGACCTTGTCGGCGATATAGTCGCGCAAAGGGATGACCTTGTAGCCGTCGGGGTTCTTCTCGCTCGTCCCGCCCAGTTCGGCGAGCATGGCGTGCCATTCGCGGCGCGGGGCAAGCTTGTCGACCAGCCCCGCCGCCAGCGAGGCTTCGGCGAGATCGCCGTCTGCCGCATCGAGCGCGGCGACCGGGTCGGCGGCATAGGCGCGCACGTCGGCCTCGGGCCGGGCGCGCTCGACCGCGTCGAGCCAGTTTTCGAAGATTGCACCCGCAAGTTGCTGCGCATTCTCGCGCGCCTCGGGGCTCATGTCGGCGCGCTGGTAGGGCTCGACCGCCGATTTATAATCGTTGTCGCCCGCGCGGTAGATGTTGGCGGTGATCCCGAACCGATCCATCGCTTCGGCGAAATAGAGGTTGGACCCGCCCGGCCCCGCAAAGGCGACACCGCCCATCGGGTCGAGCCAGATTTCGTCGGCATGCACGGCGAGCTGGTAGGCGTCGTCCGAATAGCCGATCGCGTAGGCGGTGACCGATTTGCCCGCGTCGCGCACTTCCTGCAGCGCGTCGGCGACATCCTGGATCGCCACCTGTCCGCCGCCCAGAAACCCGTCGAGATCGAGCGCCACGCCCTCGACCCGGTCGTCCTCGGCCGCCGCGCGCAACGCAGCGACTAGGTCGCGCCGCTCGAATTCCTGCATCACGCCGCCGGTCAGCGCGGTGAAGGGGTCGACCTCCGCTGCTTCCTCGACGATCACGCCGTCGAGATCGACGTGCAGGATGCCGGCGTGGACCGGATCGGGCGCACCCTTGAGCACGGCGTAAAGCAGGGTGAAGAAGAGGATCATGAAGACGAGGACCATCGCGTCCTTGATCCCGACCAGCAGTTTCCATGCCCAACGCGCGAAACTCATAACGGCAAATCCCTTCGTGGTTCGCAGGCAACATAGGAAGCCAAAGCCGCTTTCCCAAGCGCAATTGGCTGGACTGTGCCTGTCGGTTCGACGTAGCGGCCTCGCCCATGGACGAACAGGCGGCATCACGGGGCAGCTGGCGGCATGAATTGCGCGCGACGATAGCGCTTGCCTGGCCGCTGATCCTCGCCAACCTGACCATGGCCACGATCCAGGCGATCGATACGTTCTTCATGGGACAATATGGCGCGCGCGAACTGGCCGCCGCCGCGCTCGGCATCAACCTCGGTTTCCTGCTTAACCTGGTCGGACTGGGCATCATCACGGCGGCCTCGCCGATGATGGCCAGCGCGCTCGGGCGCGGGGCGGGCAAGGTCAAGGACGTGCGCCGCACCTTCCGCCAGTCACTCTGGCTGGTGGTCACCATAACCGTTCCGATCTGGCTGCTGCTGGCCAATGCCGAGTGGGTCATCGGCTTGCTCGGCCAGGAGCCCTCGCTGGCTGCGGGTGCGCAGACCTTCCTCTACGGCTGGATGTGGTCGGCCTTCTTCTTCCTCGTCTTCAACGCGCTCCGGAATTTCCTCGCCGCGCTCGAGCGTCCGGGCTGGATCCTGATCATCTCGGCCGCGGGCATCCCGATCAACAGCCTGCTCGACTATATGCTCATCTTCGGCCGTCTCGGCGCGCCCGAGCTCGGCCTCTTGGGCGCGGGACTGGCGACGACCATCACTTGGGGTCTCATGGTGATCGCCACGGTGATCGTCGTGCTGCGCGATCCGCAATTCCGGCGCTACAACCTGTTCGCGCGCATCTGGCGCCCCGACTGGCAGCGCTATTGCCACATGTGGCGCCTCGGCCTGCCCATCGGCGCCTCTATGGGCGCGGAAGGCGGCGTGTTCGCCGCCGCCGCCTATTTGATGGGGCTGATCAGCGCGCAGGCGCTCGCCGCGCACGCCATCGCGCTTCAGATCGCCGCACTCAGCTTCATGGTGCCCTGGGGCATCGCGCAGGCCTCGACCGTGCGCGTCGGGCTCATGCTCGGGCGCAGCGACAAGGACGGCATCGCCCGCGCCGGCTGGTCGGCCTGGATGCTGGGCGTCGGCTTCATGAGCATGACGGCGGTGCTCATGTGGGTCTTCCCGCGCGAACTCGTCGGCATTTTCCTCGCCGACACGGCAGAAAATGCACCCGTCCTCGAATTGGGGGTCAGCTTCCTGATCGTCGCCGCCATCTTCCAGATCGTCGACGGCGCACAGGTGGTGGGGCAGGGCATCCTGCGCGGCCTTCACGATACGCGCGTGCCGATGGTCTTCACCTTCGTCGGCTACTGGTTCATCGGTATCGGCATCGCCGTCTGGCTGGGCTTCGAAGCCGGCTGGGACGGGGTCGGCATCTGGACCGGGCTCGCGGCCGGATTGGCGATCGTCGCGGTGCTGATGCTCGCGCGCTGGATGATGCGCGAGCGGCTGGGCCTGACCTCGGACGAGCCGAGCAAAAAAATCACTTCCTGAAGTGTTGACTAGTAGGAATGCGCAACCCACATGCGCTGCGACGTTGGCACTCGCCACATTAGAGTGCCAGTCGTGAAAATGTGTTCAACACCAAGAAAGAAGAGGGGCCCCATGGGTTTCAAACCGCTTCACGACCGTGTCCTCGTCCGCCGTGTCGAGGCCGAAGAAAAGACCGCTGGCGGGATCATCATCCCCGACAGCGCCAAGGAAAAGCCGCAGGAAGGCGAGGTCGTCTCGGTCGGTTCGGGTAACCGCGCCGAAAACGGCACCGTCACCCCGCTCGACGTCAAGGCCGGCGACAAGATCCTGTTCGGCAAGTGGTCGGGCACCGAGATCAAGCTCGACGGCGAAGACCTCATCATCATGAAGGAAAGCGACATTCTCGGCGTTCTCGCCTGAGCCTCGCTTGCCTCACTGACCAACCAAAATTCTAGGAGCTGAACAATGGCTGCCAAGGACGTAAAATTTAGCCGTGACGCGCGCGAGCGCATCATGAAGGGCGTTGACATTCTCGCCGACGCCGTCAAGGTGACGCTGGGCCCCAAGGGCCGCAACGTCGTCATCGACAAGAGCTTCGGCGCACCGCGCATCACCAAGGACGGTGTCTCGGTCGCCAAGGAAATCGAACTCAAGGACAAGTTCGAGAATATGGGCGCGCAGATGCTGCGCGAAGTCGCCAGCAAGACCAACGACGTCGCGGGCGACGGCACCACCACCGCCACCGTGCTGGCGCAGTCGATCGTGCAGGAAGGCATGAAGTCGGTTGCCGCGGGCATGAACCCGATGGACCTCAAGCGCGGCATCGACATGGCCGTCGCCAAGGTCGTCGAAGACCTGCAGAGCCGTTCGAAGCCGGTCGCCGGCAGCGAAGAAGTCGCGCAGGTCGGCATCATCTCGGCCAACGGTGACAAGGAAGTGGGTGAAAAGATCGCCGAAGCCATGGACAAGGTCGGCAAGGAAGGCGTGATCACCGTCGAGGAAGCCAAGGGTCTCGAATTTGAGCTCGACGTCGTCGAAGGCATGCAGTTCGACCGCGGCTACCTCTCGCCCTACTTCATCACCGATCCGGAAAAGATGCAGGTCGAACTCAACGACCCCTACATCCTGATCCACGAGAAGAAGCTCTCGAACCTCCAGGCCATGTTGCCGGTGCTCGAAGCGACGGTCCAGGCGGGTCGCCCGCTGCTGATCATCGCCGAGGACATCGAAGGCGAAGCGCTCGCGACCCTCGTCGTGAACAAGCTGCGCGGCGGCCTCAAGGTCGCGGCCGTCAAGGCGCCGGGCTTCGGCGATCGTCGCAAGGCGATGCTCGAAGACATCGCCATCCTGACGGGCGGCGAAATGATCAGCGAAGATCTCGGCATCAAGCTTGAGAACGTCACGCTGAACATGCTCGGCACCGCCAAGCGCGTCACCATCGACAAGGACAACACGACCATCGTCGACGGCGCCGGTGAAAAGGATGCGATCGAAGGCCGTACGGCTGCCATCCGCCAGCAGATCGAGAACACCACCAGCGACTATGACCGCGAGAAGCTCCAGGAGCGTCTCGCCAAGCTCGCCGGCGGCGTTGCCGTGATCAAGGTCGGCGGTGCCACCGAAGTCGAGGTGAAGGAACGCAAGGACCGCGTCGACGACGCGCTCCACGCGACCCGCGCCGCGGTCGAGGAAGGCATCGTTCCGGGCGGCGGTACTGCGCTGCTCTACGCCAAGTCGGCCATCGAAGGCCTCACCGGTGCCAATGACGACCAGACCCGCGGCATCGACATCGTCCGTCGCGCGCTCGAAGCCCCGGTTCGCCAGATCGCTTCGAACGCCGGTTTCGACGGCGCCGTGGTCGCCGGCAAGCTGGTCGATGGTGGCGATCCCACCATGGGCTTCAACGCCGCCAACGACACGTACGAAAACCTCGTGGCCGCAGGCGTCATCGACCCGACCAAGGTCGTGCGCACCGCACTGCAGGACGCCGCGTCGGTGGCCGGCCTGCTGATCACCACCGAGGCAACCGTCGCCGAACTGCCCGAAGACAAGTCGGCGGCCCCCGCCGGCATGCCGGGCGGCATGGGCGGCATGGGCGGCATGGACTTCTAGTCCTCCCCCAGCCTCAGGCTGTTACTCGGAAGGGGCCGCGTCTTCGGACGCGGCCCCTTCTTCTTTTGCGCCCTCCTCGTCGAGCATCGCGTCGATCTGTTCGAAGCGTTCTTCGTCCGCCTTGCTTGGCCGCTCGGGCTCGTCGCTCGAACAGGCGGCGAGGGCGGCGAGGCAGGCGAGGGGGAGGGGCAGGCGCATTACCTGATCATGAGCGATCAAGGCCGACTTTGCCAGCGGGGTCAGGGCGGCCTGACCCCGTCGGACCTGTCAGGCTTGCGCTTGCAGGCCGTCCGGCGGGACGGTGTCTCCTGCGATCAGCTTCGCTGCCGCAGGGCACCTTGCATAGAAAAAGGGGCCGCAGCGAACTGCGACCCCTTCATTGGACGAAGCTGAATAAGCTTCGACCCGGAAATTACATTTCCGAGTCGACTTCTTCAGCAGCTTCTTCCATTTCTTCGCCAGCGGCGTCCGCAGCAGCTTCAGCGTCGGCAGCAGCTTCTTCAGCATCTTCTTCGACGGCTTCGCCAGCAGCTTCCATGTCAGCTTCCGCTTCCATGGCAACGTCTTCGGCAGCTTCTTCGGTGGCTTCGGTTTCGGCTTCACAAGCCGCGAGACCGAGACCCATGGCCGCAACGGCCAGAATCATCTTCTTCATAATATATTCCCATTCCTTGCTTTGCGTGCCCGCTCACCGCGCGCACAAGGCACAGCCTGCCGTTTCAAGGGCAGGCCTGATTGCCGAAATAGAAGGTTCCGCACTGTCACGCAACGGACATTTTTGTCACCCCGCCAGAGGACTGTTGCGCCCAAGCAACTGCTTGACTGACATAAAGATTTCTTTATGTCTTTATGAATGAGCAAGAAAGCGGGCCTCTCAGCGACCTTTCACGCGCTGTCGGACATCAGCCGGCTGCGCATCCTGATGCTCGTCCGCTCGATGGAGCTCACCGTCGGCGAAGTCGCGCAGGTGCTGGGACAGAGTCAGCCGCGCGTCTCGCGCCACGTCCGCATCCTCGACGACGCCGGGCTCGTCCGCCGCCGCAAGGAGGGCAGCTGGACCTTCATCGAAGCCACCGGCAGCGCCCCGCTCGACGCTTTTTTTTACGAACAGGCGAGCAGCGACGACGTTGAAATCTTCACTGCCGACATGGGCCGGCTCCAGTCGATCCGTGCCGAGCGCGCCGATGCCGCCTCGCGCTGGTTCGATTCGCGCACCGAACGGTTCGAGCGCCTGCGCGCGCTCCACGCCCCCGAACGCGAGGTCGAGGACGCGGTCGTCGCCACGCTCGGCAAGACGCTCGGCACATTGGTCGATATCGGCACCGGCACCGGGCGCATGATCGAGTTGCTCGCCGCGCGCGCCGACAAGGTGATCGGCATCGACCGCAGTCCCGACATGCTCCGCCTCGCTCGCGTGCGCATCGACGAGGCCGGCGTCGGCAATGCCCAGCTGCGCCAGGGCGACATGACCGCGCTCCCGCTCAAGGATGGCAGCGCCGACACCGTCATCCTCCACCTCGTCCTCCATTATGCACACAGCCCGTCTGCCGCGCTGCAGGAGGCCGCGCGCCTGCTGCGCCCCGGCGGACGCCTGCTCATCGTCGATTTCACCGCGCATGACCGCGAGGAATTGCGTCGCGACCACGGTCACCAGCGGCTCGGCTTCTCCGACGAGCGGGTCACCGACTATTGCACTGCGGCGGGGCTCTCGCTCCAGGACATGCACACGATCGAAGGCGACCCGCTCTCGATCCGCCTGTGGACGGCCAAGGCGCCCGGCCGCGCCCGCACACGCAAGAAGGAGGCGGCGTGAACGACGATTCCCAATTTGACGTGATGTTCTCCGCCCCCAAGGGCGACATCGACGTCAGTTTCGAATTCTTCCCGCCACAGAGCGAGCAGATGCAGGACAAGCTGTGGTCCTCGATCGAGCGCCTTGCCCCGCTGGGCCCCCGCTTCGTGTCAGTGACCTACGGCGCGGGCGGCTCGACGCGCGAACGCACCCACGAAACCGTCAAGCGGATTGTGGAAGAAACCGACCTCACTCCCGCCGCGCATCTCACCTGCGTCGGCTCCTCGCGCGACGAGGTCGACGCCATCGCGCGCGACTATTGGGATGCGGGCGTGCGCCACATCGTCGCGCTGCGCGGCGACATCAGCGACGAAAATGGCATCCGCGAGGACGGCTACGCCAATGCCGCCGAACTGGTCGAGGGGCTGGCCAAGGTCGCGCCGTTCGACCTGTCGGTCGCCGCCTATCCTGAAGTCCACCCCGACGCCGAGACCGCCAATGCCGATCTCGACTTCCTCCTGCGCAAGATCGACGCAGGCGCCAGCCGCGCGATCACCCAATTCTTCTTCTCGCCCGAGCCCTATCTGCGCCTGCGCGATGCGCTCGCCGCCAAGGGGCGCGAGATCGAGCTGGTGCCCGGCATCCTGCCCGTCACCAACGTCGCGCGCGCCCGCGAATTCGCGTCCAAGTGCGGCACCGAGATCCCCGGCTGGCTCGACGCCCGCTTCGAAGGGCTCGACGAGACCCCGCGCGGGCGCGAACTGGTCGCGGCGATGGTCTCGGCCCACCTGTGCGGCCAGCTCTATGCCGAGGGCGTCCGCCACTTCCACTTCTACACGCTCAACCGCGCCGAGATGAGCTGGGCGTTGTGCCACATGCTGGGGTGCAAGGGATGAGCCGCGCAGAAGCCTTCTGGAACGCCGCCAAGGAGCGAATTCTCGTCAAGGACGGGGCGTACGGCACAATGATCCAGCGTCTGGGCCTCGACGAGGACGGCTATCGCGGCGAACTCGACCTTGATCGGGCGCAGCGGGGGAATAACGACCTCTTGAACCTCACCAGGCCGGACGCGGTGTGCGGCATCTGCCAGGCGTTCGTCGATGCGGGCGCGGACGTGCTCGCCACCAATACGTTCAACGCCAATGCGATCAGCCAGGCCGACTATGGCGCCGAGGCCTATGTCGCCGACATCAATCGCGCCGCCGCCCGCCTGACGCGCGAGGTGGCGGGCCCCGACCGTTTCGTGGTCGGCGCGGTGGGCCCGACCAACAAGACATTGTCGCTCTCGCCCGACGTCGAGAACCCGGCCTATCGCGAAGTCACTTTCGACGAGGTCGTTGCCTGCTACGAACAGCAGGTCGAGGCGCTGGCCGAAGGAGGCATCGACTTCGTGCTGGTCGAGACGATTTTCGACACGCTCAACGCGAAGGCCGCGATCGTCGCGACCAAAAACATCGAACGGCGTATCGGGCGCGACTTGCCGCTGATGATCTCGATGACGCTGACCGACCTGTCGGGGCGCAACCTGTCCGGGCATACGGTCGAGGCGTTCTCGACCGCCATCGCCCACGCGCGGCCCCTCACCATCGGGCTCAACTGCAGCTTCGGCGCCGCCGCCTTGCGCGCGCATCTGAAAACCATCGCGGCGAGCGCCCCGACGCTGGTCATGGCCTATCCCAATGCCGGGCTCCCCAACGATCTGGGCGAATATGACGAGGCGGCCACAGACACTGCGGCGCAGGTGTCCGAATGGCTCGACGAGGGTCTGGTCAATATCGTCGGCGGCTGTTGCGGCACCACGCCCGAGCATATCGCCGCCATCGCCGCCGCTTGCGAGGGCGCGACGCCACGGGCGCCTGCGTCCCCCGACCCGGCCATGAACCTCGCCGGGCTCGAACCGATGAGGCTCGCCAGCTAGATGAGCGACAATCTCTCCAGCCGCTTCGTCATGGTCGGCGAACGCACCAACGTCACCGGCTCGGCGCGCTTCAGGAAGCTGATCGTCGCGGGCGATTACGACACGGCGGTCGAGGTCGCGCGCGACCAGGTCGACAATGGCGCGCAGATCATCGACGTGAACATGGACGAAGGCCTGCTCGACGGGGTCGAGGCGATGGGTCATTTCCTGCGCCGTATCGCCGCCGAACCCGACATCGCGCGCGTGCCGGTGATGATCGACAGCTCCAAATGGGAAGTGATCGAGGAAGGTTTGAAGACCGTCTCGGGCAAGCCTGTCGTCAATTCGATCAGCCTCAAGGAAGGCGAGGAAGATTTCCTCGAAAAAGCGCGCAAGATCAGGGATTATGGCGCCGCCACCGTGGTCATGGCGTTCGACGAGACGCGGCAGGCGGATACCAAGGATCGCAAGGTCGAGATTTGCGCGCGCGCCTACGACCTGCTGGTCGAAAACGGCTTTCCGGCCAGCGACATCATCTTCGACCCCAATATCTTCGCGGTCGCGACCGGGATTGACGAGCATCGCCGCTACGGCATCGATTTCATCGAAGCGTGCCGTGAGATCCGCGAGCGCTGCCCCGGCGTCCAGATCTCGGGCGGCCTCTCCAACCTGAGCTTCTCGTTTCGCGGTAACGAGCCGGTGCGCCGCGCGCTCCACTCGGTTTTTCTCTACCACGCCATTCCCGCCGGCCTGTCGATGGCGATCGTCAATGCGGGGCAGCTCGACGTCTATGACGAAATACCGCCAGAGCTGCGCGACGCGTGCGAGGACGTGCTGTTCGACCGTCGCGCCGACGCCACCGACCGGCTGGTCGAACTCGCGGAAAAATATGCCGGCGGCGGTGCCAAGAAGACCGAGCGCGACACGAGGTGGCGCGAGGCGGCGGTCGAGGAGCGGCTGGCCCACGCGCTGATCCACGGCATCGACGCACATGTCGAGGATGACGTGATGGAGGCGCATGCCAAGGCGGGCCGCGCCATCCGCGTCATCGAAGGGCCGTTGATGGACGGCATGAACCGCGTCGGCGACCTGTTCGGCTCGGGCAAAATGTTCCTGCCGCAGGTGGTGAAGTCGGCGCGCGTGATGAAGAAGGCGGTGGCGCGCCTATTGCCGCATATCGAGGCCGAGAATGAGGGCGGCGAGGGGGCTGCCAAGGGCAAGATCGTGATGGCCACGGTCAAGGGCGACGTCCACGACATCGGCAAGAATATCGTCGGTGTCGTGCTGCAATGTAACGGCTACGAGGTGGTCGACCTCGGCGTGA
This genomic interval carries:
- the lpdA gene encoding dihydrolipoyl dehydrogenase, which gives rise to MAEFDYDVLVIGAGPGGYVAAIRAAQLGLKTACAEGRETLGGTCLNVGCIPSKAMLHASEYYDAAANGAMDDMGIEVAPKLNLDKMHGQRRDAVKGLTGGIEFLFKKNKIDWLKGYASFKDAHSVKVAGKTVTAKNIIIATGSSVTPLLGVEIDEKVVVSSTGALELEKVPEHMVVIGGGVIGLELGSVWRRLGAKVTCVEFLDEILPGMDADIRKESRKIFKKQGIEFKLGTKVTGVEVKGKKATLTMEPAKGGDSETLEADCVLVAIGRKPNTDGLGLDAIGLEVNERGQIETDHDFRTAVDGVWAIGDVVPGPMLAHKAEDEGIACAENIAGMTGIVNHAIIPGVVYTKPEIAGVGLTEEDAKAEYGEVKVGKFPMLANSRAKTNHEPDGLVKVISDAKSDRVVGVWCIAVPAGTMIAQAAQAMEFGATSEDIAYTCHAHPTHSEAVKEAAMAVQGKPIHI
- the metF gene encoding methylenetetrahydrofolate reductase [NAD(P)H] yields the protein MFSAPKGDIDVSFEFFPPQSEQMQDKLWSSIERLAPLGPRFVSVTYGAGGSTRERTHETVKRIVEETDLTPAAHLTCVGSSRDEVDAIARDYWDAGVRHIVALRGDISDENGIREDGYANAAELVEGLAKVAPFDLSVAAYPEVHPDAETANADLDFLLRKIDAGASRAITQFFFSPEPYLRLRDALAAKGREIELVPGILPVTNVARAREFASKCGTEIPGWLDARFEGLDETPRGRELVAAMVSAHLCGQLYAEGVRHFHFYTLNRAEMSWALCHMLGCKG
- a CDS encoding ArsR/SmtB family transcription factor, whose translation is MSKKAGLSATFHALSDISRLRILMLVRSMELTVGEVAQVLGQSQPRVSRHVRILDDAGLVRRRKEGSWTFIEATGSAPLDAFFYEQASSDDVEIFTADMGRLQSIRAERADAASRWFDSRTERFERLRALHAPEREVEDAVVATLGKTLGTLVDIGTGTGRMIELLAARADKVIGIDRSPDMLRLARVRIDEAGVGNAQLRQGDMTALPLKDGSADTVILHLVLHYAHSPSAALQEAARLLRPGGRLLIVDFTAHDREELRRDHGHQRLGFSDERVTDYCTAAGLSLQDMHTIEGDPLSIRLWTAKAPGRARTRKKEAA
- the groES gene encoding co-chaperone GroES yields the protein MGFKPLHDRVLVRRVEAEEKTAGGIIIPDSAKEKPQEGEVVSVGSGNRAENGTVTPLDVKAGDKILFGKWSGTEIKLDGEDLIIMKESDILGVLA
- the groL gene encoding chaperonin GroEL (60 kDa chaperone family; promotes refolding of misfolded polypeptides especially under stressful conditions; forms two stacked rings of heptamers to form a barrel-shaped 14mer; ends can be capped by GroES; misfolded proteins enter the barrel where they are refolded when GroES binds) encodes the protein MAAKDVKFSRDARERIMKGVDILADAVKVTLGPKGRNVVIDKSFGAPRITKDGVSVAKEIELKDKFENMGAQMLREVASKTNDVAGDGTTTATVLAQSIVQEGMKSVAAGMNPMDLKRGIDMAVAKVVEDLQSRSKPVAGSEEVAQVGIISANGDKEVGEKIAEAMDKVGKEGVITVEEAKGLEFELDVVEGMQFDRGYLSPYFITDPEKMQVELNDPYILIHEKKLSNLQAMLPVLEATVQAGRPLLIIAEDIEGEALATLVVNKLRGGLKVAAVKAPGFGDRRKAMLEDIAILTGGEMISEDLGIKLENVTLNMLGTAKRVTIDKDNTTIVDGAGEKDAIEGRTAAIRQQIENTTSDYDREKLQERLAKLAGGVAVIKVGGATEVEVKERKDRVDDALHATRAAVEEGIVPGGGTALLYAKSAIEGLTGANDDQTRGIDIVRRALEAPVRQIASNAGFDGAVVAGKLVDGGDPTMGFNAANDTYENLVAAGVIDPTKVVRTALQDAASVAGLLITTEATVAELPEDKSAAPAGMPGGMGGMGGMDF
- the sppA gene encoding signal peptide peptidase SppA, whose amino-acid sequence is MSFARWAWKLLVGIKDAMVLVFMILFFTLLYAVLKGAPDPVHAGILHVDLDGVIVEEAAEVDPFTALTGGVMQEFERRDLVAALRAAAEDDRVEGVALDLDGFLGGGQVAIQDVADALQEVRDAGKSVTAYAIGYSDDAYQLAVHADEIWLDPMGGVAFAGPGGSNLYFAEAMDRFGITANIYRAGDNDYKSAVEPYQRADMSPEARENAQQLAGAIFENWLDAVERARPEADVRAYAADPVAALDAADGDLAEASLAAGLVDKLAPRREWHAMLAELGGTSEKNPDGYKVIPLRDYIADKVDNDVTADIAVVTVAGTIVDGSAPVGSAAGTDIANLIDDAVDDGIEALVIRVDSPGGSALASERIRQAVLRAKDADIPVVASFGNVAASGGYWVALAADEIMAEPASITGSIGVFGIFPSFEGTLDQLGIGVDGVKTTPLSGEPDILGGPSDAADRLVQAGVDQTYVRFLALTAANRDMEVASVRDLAGGRVYDGGTARQLGLIDSFGGIDDAIARAAELAELEGEDHDVRWLERGSDLPPFLRGLMASEEVEGASAYAWMGGSSEARLMAAVREARGLLQTRGVQARCLACPTDLKQTRAETGGWRGFVEALLD
- a CDS encoding MATE family efflux transporter → MDEQAASRGSWRHELRATIALAWPLILANLTMATIQAIDTFFMGQYGARELAAAALGINLGFLLNLVGLGIITAASPMMASALGRGAGKVKDVRRTFRQSLWLVVTITVPIWLLLANAEWVIGLLGQEPSLAAGAQTFLYGWMWSAFFFLVFNALRNFLAALERPGWILIISAAGIPINSLLDYMLIFGRLGAPELGLLGAGLATTITWGLMVIATVIVVLRDPQFRRYNLFARIWRPDWQRYCHMWRLGLPIGASMGAEGGVFAAAAYLMGLISAQALAAHAIALQIAALSFMVPWGIAQASTVRVGLMLGRSDKDGIARAGWSAWMLGVGFMSMTAVLMWVFPRELVGIFLADTAENAPVLELGVSFLIVAAIFQIVDGAQVVGQGILRGLHDTRVPMVFTFVGYWFIGIGIAVWLGFEAGWDGVGIWTGLAAGLAIVAVLMLARWMMRERLGLTSDEPSKKITS